Proteins encoded together in one Halothermothrix orenii H 168 window:
- a CDS encoding V-type ATP synthase subunit I: protein MAVVTMKKFQIVGHKKELDPISYRVINSDFIQLEDYDSFLLSDLPGDEIKPLKRENPYSGLLNEIINLMETLNIKYEDNPRDKNNLEKVELEKINVDQIRKDIKPVTQKINRILRFKRKLEKEEERLKDLKHHVRLMKNIDLDIAELKHLSYISLVFGRVSKNDYERLIKNITELPILIIEVYRDEDNVWFFSFTKKSNEEKALNILDTVYFEKLDLPPRVKGQPRDILDRVDHRLKRIEIAYEEIKLEFQKYAHLYEKKLKSYYRKLKLMDRIREINNQYYGEVDHLFVMSGWITATREIGFRTELEKEFPNVIYTSEEIDNHSKEKPPTVLKNFRWFKPFESLVELYGVPRYGEIDPTPFMAITYLIMFGIMFGDVGQGLIFFLLGYLMKNRYIKLGSPNSGALLMGLGFSSTVFGFLYGSIFGLEHILPALWVRPFENIMMWLGMAIGLGVILMLISMVFNLINCLRRKDIGEGLFSRYGLTGLFFYLFALATVISLGFRGELLLHPFLTFVLLTIPLVLILFKEPLVNIINQEKDIWPEDTGNYFLEASFELFDTLIGYLSNTISFVRVGAFTLNHIGLFMAVFILAGMVKNSLGSILVIIGGNILIMALEGLVVGIQVLRLEYFELFGKFFKGDGRKFTPARLQ, encoded by the coding sequence ATGGCTGTTGTAACCATGAAAAAATTTCAAATTGTTGGTCATAAAAAAGAGCTTGACCCTATCTCGTACCGGGTCATTAACAGTGATTTTATACAACTTGAAGATTATGACTCCTTCCTTCTAAGTGACCTGCCCGGGGATGAGATTAAACCACTCAAAAGGGAGAATCCATATTCTGGTCTTTTAAATGAAATTATTAATCTGATGGAAACCCTTAATATCAAATATGAAGATAACCCCAGGGATAAAAATAACCTGGAAAAGGTTGAATTAGAAAAGATAAATGTTGACCAGATCAGGAAAGATATCAAACCTGTGACCCAGAAAATCAATAGGATATTAAGGTTTAAGAGGAAACTGGAAAAGGAAGAAGAACGTTTAAAGGACCTTAAACACCATGTTCGCTTAATGAAGAATATTGACCTGGATATAGCTGAACTAAAGCATCTTTCATATATTTCCCTTGTATTTGGCCGGGTCAGCAAAAATGATTATGAACGGCTCATTAAAAATATAACTGAATTACCTATTTTAATAATTGAAGTATACCGTGATGAAGATAATGTCTGGTTTTTTTCATTTACCAAAAAAAGTAATGAAGAAAAGGCTTTAAATATTCTGGATACGGTTTATTTTGAAAAGTTAGATCTCCCACCCCGGGTCAAGGGCCAACCGCGGGATATTTTAGACAGGGTCGATCACAGGTTAAAGAGAATAGAAATTGCCTATGAAGAAATTAAGCTGGAATTCCAGAAATATGCCCATCTTTATGAAAAAAAATTAAAATCTTATTATAGAAAGTTAAAACTTATGGACAGGATACGGGAAATAAATAATCAGTATTATGGAGAGGTTGACCATTTATTTGTGATGAGTGGCTGGATTACAGCCACTAGGGAAATAGGGTTTAGAACAGAATTGGAAAAAGAATTCCCCAATGTTATCTATACCAGTGAAGAAATTGATAATCACTCCAAAGAAAAACCACCAACGGTATTGAAAAATTTCAGGTGGTTTAAGCCCTTTGAATCCCTGGTTGAGCTTTATGGTGTTCCCCGTTACGGGGAGATAGACCCGACACCGTTTATGGCTATTACCTATCTCATTATGTTCGGAATAATGTTTGGGGATGTGGGCCAGGGATTAATCTTTTTCCTCCTGGGATACCTTATGAAAAATAGATACATTAAACTGGGGAGTCCTAACAGTGGAGCCCTCCTTATGGGGCTTGGTTTTTCTTCAACGGTATTTGGTTTTCTATATGGCAGTATATTTGGTCTCGAGCATATTTTACCGGCCCTGTGGGTTAGACCCTTTGAAAATATTATGATGTGGCTGGGTATGGCCATCGGGCTGGGTGTAATATTAATGCTTATCAGTATGGTCTTTAATTTGATAAATTGTTTACGGAGAAAGGATATAGGTGAAGGGCTTTTTTCCAGGTATGGCTTGACCGGTCTCTTCTTTTATTTGTTTGCACTGGCCACGGTTATATCACTGGGGTTCCGGGGGGAATTACTGCTACATCCATTTTTGACTTTTGTTCTTTTGACTATACCCCTGGTATTGATCCTTTTTAAAGAGCCACTGGTCAACATAATAAACCAGGAAAAAGACATCTGGCCTGAAGATACCGGGAATTACTTCCTGGAAGCCTCTTTTGAGTTATTTGATACCCTTATCGGGTATTTGAGTAATACCATATCATTTGTCAGGGTGGGTGCCTTTACCCTGAACCATATAGGGTTATTTATGGCAGTATTTATCCTGGCCGGGATGGTTAAAAACAGTCTGGGGAGTATACTTGTCATTATAGGGGGAAATATTTTAATAATGGCTCTCGAAGGCCTGGTTGTCGGTATTCAGGTATTGAGGCTTGAATATTTTGAGCTGTTTGGCAAATTCTTTAAAGGGGATGGCAGGAAGTTCACACCGGCCAGGCTCCAGTAA
- a CDS encoding V-type ATPase subunit encodes MGMISYAGVNAKVKALFGKMLSEEDYNNLINQKSVQDIFDYLYQNTHYREYLEELAGVEIHRRQLERTLKKNFIRDFKAILRYLTGPIRDFFKFFLIKFEIEDLKMLLRTSLIEHDEEYLKNTLVYMGIYEDISLDRLTSINNYHDLLEVFKGTQYYDTLERFEERYMKDKNLFPIEMTLDFNYFIKLAQLVRRLRGEDYRIIRDLLGTQVDLLNIQWIYRTKRYYNLNTEEILNYTIPIHYRLSAKDLKNLSQSSQEEEIFNYLSKTDYDELFSPVAHDKSILFEKYFLSYLLKKAYHTKISGTSNVGVIISYTFIKEYEIRDIITVVEGVRYSLRSEDIKNYLIRDLK; translated from the coding sequence ATGGGTATGATTTCTTATGCAGGGGTTAATGCCAAAGTAAAGGCCCTATTTGGAAAGATGCTGAGTGAAGAGGACTATAATAATTTAATTAACCAGAAGTCTGTTCAGGATATCTTTGATTACCTTTATCAAAATACTCATTACCGGGAATATCTTGAAGAACTGGCCGGAGTAGAAATCCATCGACGCCAGCTGGAACGTACCCTTAAGAAGAACTTTATCAGGGACTTTAAGGCTATCCTCAGGTATTTGACAGGTCCTATCAGGGACTTTTTTAAATTCTTTCTTATCAAGTTTGAAATAGAAGATTTAAAGATGTTATTGAGAACAAGTTTAATTGAACATGATGAGGAATACCTTAAAAATACCCTTGTTTATATGGGTATTTACGAAGATATATCCCTTGATAGATTGACTTCCATAAATAATTACCATGATTTACTGGAGGTATTTAAGGGAACTCAATATTATGATACCCTGGAGAGGTTTGAGGAACGTTATATGAAAGATAAAAACCTGTTTCCCATAGAAATGACCCTTGATTTTAACTATTTTATTAAACTGGCCCAACTGGTCAGGAGATTGAGGGGTGAGGATTACCGGATTATCCGGGATTTGCTCGGGACCCAGGTGGATCTCTTAAATATTCAGTGGATTTACCGCACAAAAAGGTATTATAACCTCAATACTGAAGAGATTTTAAATTATACTATTCCTATTCACTACCGCCTTTCAGCTAAAGACCTTAAAAATCTGTCTCAGTCAAGTCAAGAAGAAGAAATATTTAACTACCTCTCTAAAACAGATTATGATGAGCTTTTTTCTCCGGTGGCCCATGACAAAAGTATTCTCTTTGAAAAGTACTTTCTTTCCTATCTCCTCAAAAAGGCTTACCATACCAAAATTAGTGGCACTTCTAATGTTGGTGTTATAATTTCCTATACTTTTATCAAGGAGTATGAAATAAGAGATATTATTACTGTTGTCGAGGGTGTCAGGTATTCTCTGAGAAGTGAAGATATTAAAAATTACCTAATAAGGGATTTAAAGTAG
- a CDS encoding methyl-accepting chemotaxis protein, giving the protein MFKKMGLKWKILTVVSLVMVIVLISISFFTYRSTKNVVTTQIDNRIRVIKMMQKDMINEFITRLENQIKYFTSQQEIYFFVNILNSNINNSLEEGRSLSLDNYNYSQIIVERSKLLDEHTKINESFKFAYLTNTRGYVIADSRLQGEEGLEKYIFKQLPESQYKSARPDHIFKNEKGSYLLFQVPIKKDNDGAEVIGYYVMGVSLDSFETGIREGTLENGEIQLINSDGIILSHSQNKLIGTRIKNPWFEKMINSNVDSIKKVVGDKYLILERLDKSKKIYLAIEIPEKAITEPVGSIRNIIIYISLTGIIAVYLSGYIFITWQFKPFNKFLYSFNQLGSGYLYKELLLDRRYIRRGDEIGLLARAFNNMFNQLRNIITSINNTSGQVGESSNKLQDISSEVENISNQVAVSIQEVATGSDSQAASVEKINYRIQNLAAGINKLDNFNNKMTDLSGKMTSAAREGQTEIDKVKTQMENIKSSIRQVATSIGRLNSISEEIDSIIEIINNLGKQTNLLALNAAIEAARAGEAGQGFSVVAEEIRKLAEESVNSADKIRGLIMEIKNGTGEASSKMEAGVEEIENGEVVVNKASEAFHRISDSITEVGKGIEQSVQIVKNINQESGEIVSSIEDISAISEETSASTQEVAAASEEQLSSVEELAGLAASLSSMAEELEILIKKFKV; this is encoded by the coding sequence ATGTTCAAGAAGATGGGGCTTAAATGGAAGATTCTGACCGTAGTTTCCCTGGTAATGGTCATTGTTCTTATATCAATTTCTTTTTTCACTTACAGAAGCACAAAAAATGTGGTAACTACCCAGATCGATAACCGGATCCGGGTAATTAAAATGATGCAGAAAGATATGATTAATGAGTTTATAACAAGGCTGGAAAACCAGATAAAGTACTTTACTTCTCAGCAGGAAATATATTTTTTCGTAAATATACTGAACAGTAATATCAATAATAGCCTTGAAGAGGGTCGGTCCTTATCACTGGATAATTATAATTACTCTCAAATAATAGTGGAAAGAAGTAAGTTATTAGATGAACACACTAAAATAAATGAATCGTTCAAATTTGCCTATTTGACAAATACACGGGGTTATGTCATTGCAGATTCAAGGCTTCAGGGTGAAGAGGGTTTAGAAAAATATATATTTAAACAACTACCAGAGAGTCAATACAAATCGGCAAGGCCTGACCATATATTTAAAAATGAGAAGGGTTCCTATCTCCTGTTTCAGGTTCCCATCAAGAAAGATAACGATGGGGCTGAAGTAATTGGATATTATGTAATGGGGGTTTCCCTGGATTCATTTGAAACCGGAATCAGGGAAGGAACCTTGGAAAATGGGGAAATTCAGTTAATAAACTCCGATGGCATAATATTGAGTCATTCTCAAAATAAACTTATTGGAACCAGAATTAAAAATCCCTGGTTTGAAAAGATGATTAACAGTAACGTCGATTCTATAAAAAAAGTTGTGGGAGATAAATATCTTATTCTGGAAAGGCTTGATAAAAGCAAAAAAATATATCTGGCCATTGAGATTCCTGAAAAGGCTATTACAGAACCAGTGGGTAGTATACGTAATATTATTATTTACATATCATTGACGGGAATAATAGCAGTGTATCTAAGTGGTTACATATTTATCACATGGCAATTTAAGCCCTTTAATAAGTTTTTGTATTCTTTTAACCAGCTTGGCAGTGGCTATCTATATAAAGAATTACTCCTTGACAGGCGTTATATCAGGCGTGGTGATGAAATTGGTTTACTCGCCAGGGCCTTTAATAATATGTTTAATCAGTTGAGGAATATTATTACCAGCATTAATAACACCTCGGGACAGGTCGGTGAATCTTCTAATAAACTACAGGATATATCCAGCGAGGTTGAAAATATATCCAACCAGGTGGCTGTTTCCATTCAGGAAGTGGCAACAGGTTCTGACAGTCAGGCTGCAAGTGTTGAAAAGATTAATTATAGAATCCAGAACCTGGCTGCGGGTATAAATAAGCTTGATAATTTTAATAATAAAATGACGGATCTTTCCGGAAAAATGACCAGTGCTGCCAGGGAAGGGCAGACAGAGATTGATAAGGTTAAAACCCAGATGGAAAATATCAAAAGTTCTATCCGGCAGGTAGCAACAAGTATTGGCAGGTTAAATTCAATTTCGGAAGAAATTGATTCTATAATAGAGATAATAAACAATTTGGGAAAACAGACCAATCTCCTGGCCTTAAATGCTGCCATTGAAGCAGCCCGGGCCGGTGAGGCCGGTCAGGGTTTTAGTGTTGTGGCCGAAGAGATTAGAAAACTTGCTGAGGAGTCTGTGAATTCTGCTGACAAAATCAGGGGTTTAATAATGGAGATAAAAAATGGTACCGGTGAAGCCAGTTCTAAAATGGAAGCAGGGGTTGAAGAAATAGAAAACGGAGAAGTAGTTGTTAATAAAGCCAGTGAAGCCTTTCACAGAATCAGTGACAGCATTACAGAAGTTGGTAAAGGAATTGAACAGTCAGTTCAAATTGTAAAAAATATAAACCAGGAAAGTGGGGAAATAGTATCCAGTATAGAAGATATTTCTGCTATCTCTGAGGAAACATCAGCCAGTACCCAGGAAGTTGCTGCTGCCAGTGAAGAACAGTTATCGTCTGTTGAAGAACTGGCCGGCCTTGCGGCTTCATTATCCAGTATGGCCGAAGAGCTGGAGATTCTTATTAAGAAGTTCAAGGTTTAA
- a CDS encoding sugar ABC transporter permease produces the protein MESRKFKLNINIKTYMMVIAVVLIWVIFTAITGGSFLTPRNLSNLFRQSVFTSILAIGMVMVIILGQIDLSVGSIVGLTGGIIAIFDVWMGLNPVISILVTLVIGVLLGLWNGYWVAYKKVPSFIVTLGGMLIFRGILIGITQGTTIGPMGDLYYYIGKEYLSKSLGIILSVLVIAYIIYYQYKTRRNKLQYNFEVLPMKLEIVKSIAVVLAVIIFVFVMNSYQGIPVPLLLLLVLLFLFSFVTRNTVFGRYIYAIGGNNEAASLSGINIKKITLIVFMLNGLLAAIGGILLTSRLNAASVAAGTNAELDAIAACVIGGASLMGGIGSVGGAVIGAIVMASLDNGMSLMNVPMFWQSIVKGLVLIMAVWFDIASKNKGKAAEV, from the coding sequence ATGGAGTCCAGGAAATTTAAATTAAATATTAATATCAAGACTTACATGATGGTAATTGCCGTCGTACTTATCTGGGTAATATTTACAGCAATTACCGGTGGATCCTTCTTAACACCGAGGAACCTATCCAACCTTTTTAGACAGTCGGTATTTACCTCAATACTGGCCATCGGAATGGTTATGGTCATAATTCTGGGACAGATAGACCTGTCAGTTGGGTCTATTGTTGGTTTAACCGGTGGTATTATAGCTATCTTTGATGTCTGGATGGGACTTAATCCCGTAATTTCAATACTGGTCACCCTGGTTATTGGTGTACTACTGGGTCTGTGGAATGGTTACTGGGTGGCTTATAAGAAAGTACCTTCATTTATAGTAACCCTGGGTGGTATGTTGATCTTCAGGGGAATTCTTATCGGTATAACACAGGGGACAACCATTGGCCCGATGGGGGATTTATACTACTATATCGGTAAAGAGTACCTAAGTAAATCGCTTGGTATAATCCTGAGTGTCCTGGTAATAGCCTATATTATTTATTATCAGTATAAAACAAGGCGTAATAAATTACAGTATAACTTTGAAGTCCTGCCCATGAAACTGGAAATAGTTAAAAGTATAGCTGTGGTTTTGGCCGTAATTATATTTGTATTTGTAATGAATAGTTATCAGGGTATTCCTGTTCCGTTATTATTACTCCTGGTATTACTTTTCCTTTTTTCCTTTGTTACCAGAAACACTGTATTCGGCCGTTATATTTATGCTATTGGTGGTAATAACGAAGCTGCCAGTTTATCAGGGATAAACATCAAAAAAATTACCCTTATTGTATTTATGCTTAATGGCTTACTGGCTGCAATAGGCGGTATTTTATTAACTTCCCGTTTGAATGCTGCCTCAGTTGCTGCCGGTACCAACGCTGAACTTGATGCTATTGCTGCCTGTGTTATCGGGGGAGCCAGTTTGATGGGTGGTATCGGTAGTGTCGGTGGAGCAGTTATCGGTGCCATTGTTATGGCCAGTCTCGATAATGGGATGAGTCTGATGAATGTCCCCATGTTCTGGCAGTCTATAGTGAAGGGGTTAGTGTTAATTATGGCAGTCTGGTTTGATATTGCCTCCAAAAACAAGGGGAAAGCTGCCGAAGTATAA
- a CDS encoding xylose ABC transporter ATP-binding protein has translation MEDYILETKNIVKDFPGVRALDKVSIKVKKGEIHALCGENGAGKSTLIKILSGVYPCGSYEGEIYINGKKQEFHSIVDAEKVGIAVIHQELTLFEELNVAENIFMGHQIENRGILNWDAMYAETNKWIKKLRLEGVKPTTKVGELGVGKQQLVEIAKALRKNSRILILDEPTASLTDNEVDILLDILEELRNDGVTCIYISHKLNEVFTIADHITVLRDGESVGYGSADELTERDVVQMMVGREITQMYPEKTNRPEGKILEVKNFSVKDPGNPGKKLVNNVSFTLRKGEILGIFGLVGAGRTELVNSIFGAFPGESEGEVYLNNNRVDIKTPREALDKGIALVSEDRKRLGLIHTMDVRQNTSIAALNDFKNFLTVDKNREIISVKKLVKELRVKTASLETNIFNLSGGNQQKVVLAKNLLTDPEVLIMDEPTRGIDVGAKHEIYNLMKEMAEDGVGIIMVSSELPEILGMSDRVLVIHEGEVTGEFDNSSRDVTQEEIMVCATGGE, from the coding sequence GTGGAGGACTATATCCTGGAGACAAAAAATATAGTAAAAGATTTTCCGGGTGTCAGGGCTCTGGATAAAGTATCAATCAAAGTAAAAAAGGGAGAAATACACGCCCTATGTGGTGAAAATGGGGCTGGAAAGTCAACCCTCATAAAGATATTAAGTGGTGTATACCCCTGTGGTAGTTATGAAGGTGAGATATATATTAACGGGAAAAAACAGGAGTTTCATTCCATTGTTGATGCTGAAAAAGTCGGTATAGCAGTCATTCATCAGGAATTGACTCTTTTTGAAGAGTTAAATGTAGCTGAAAATATTTTTATGGGTCACCAGATTGAAAACAGGGGTATTTTAAACTGGGATGCAATGTATGCTGAAACCAATAAATGGATTAAGAAACTAAGACTTGAAGGGGTCAAACCGACAACTAAAGTTGGAGAACTGGGGGTTGGTAAGCAGCAGCTTGTTGAAATAGCTAAAGCCCTGAGGAAAAACTCCCGTATTCTGATACTGGATGAACCTACGGCATCCCTGACCGATAACGAAGTTGATATCTTACTGGATATTCTTGAAGAATTAAGAAATGATGGAGTAACCTGTATTTATATTTCTCACAAACTAAATGAGGTTTTCACAATTGCAGACCATATTACGGTATTAAGAGATGGGGAATCAGTTGGATATGGTAGTGCAGATGAGTTAACAGAGCGTGATGTCGTTCAGATGATGGTTGGTCGAGAAATCACCCAGATGTATCCTGAAAAAACCAATAGGCCAGAAGGTAAGATTCTGGAGGTTAAAAACTTCTCTGTTAAAGACCCCGGAAATCCAGGCAAAAAACTTGTTAATAATGTAAGTTTTACCCTGAGGAAGGGAGAAATCCTGGGGATATTTGGCCTGGTTGGAGCCGGAAGGACTGAACTTGTAAATAGTATTTTTGGGGCTTTCCCCGGTGAAAGTGAGGGGGAAGTATATCTCAATAATAACAGGGTTGATATAAAAACCCCCAGGGAGGCCCTGGATAAAGGTATTGCCCTGGTATCGGAAGATAGAAAAAGATTGGGACTTATTCATACAATGGATGTTAGACAAAATACTTCTATTGCGGCATTAAATGATTTTAAAAACTTTTTAACTGTTGATAAAAACCGTGAAATTATCAGTGTCAAAAAGCTCGTTAAAGAGCTCAGGGTAAAGACAGCATCTCTGGAGACCAATATCTTTAATTTGAGTGGGGGTAACCAGCAGAAGGTTGTTCTGGCCAAAAACCTGCTTACAGATCCTGAAGTACTGATAATGGATGAACCCACCAGAGGTATTGATGTGGGGGCCAAACATGAAATATACAATTTAATGAAAGAAATGGCTGAAGATGGAGTTGGTATTATCATGGTTTCCTCTGAATTACCAGAGATACTGGGAATGAGTGACAGGGTTTTAGTAATTCATGAAGGTGAAGTAACTGGAGAATTCGATAATAGTTCCAGGGATGTAACCCAGGAAGAAATCATGGTATGTGCTACAGGGGGGGAATAA